The stretch of DNA CGAATGAATCGATTGACGTCTCTATTATGATTCTGCCTTGCATGGCTGCTGTTCTATAGGTGTTTGCGGATATCAAGGTGCACCGGGGGGTATTGCTTGACTAACTAGGAGATGAATACATTTGGCAGCCTTTTAAATGCCAATTGTTTGCTGATTTAATAATGTATGGACAAAGAAATAAATTATTAGTGATCACTATCATTATGAGGTTAAGGTAAAACAAGTGGACCCGCCTGGCTTTGCGTAATCACCCAATTATTGATGCGCTTTCCACCTCATCCTACGCCATTGCTTACCTGGGCAGTGTACTTGATTCGGGAGAGAAGAACGTTACCTTGAATCGACCCCTCCCCTCTCGTGAATCTACAGCGTTAGGACAGTGGCCGTCGGATTGTTCTGGGTGTCTTACTCGGCTCTTTTCCCGTCGATCATAACTTTCACCTTTTATCGGAGCCACAGAACACATGGTAGCTCCTCCTCCCTGGACAATCTACAGTGGATAATGCCTCCTCATTAGGGTCCTTGAAGGGTCGGTGTAGGGCATCATATGTACTGCTTCACGATCAACAGTTCCTCTCTGGATATATATCCTCATCCTGCGTGACTTTGCCATTGCGCATGCCATGCACACCAGGTTTTCATTAATGGTCGATGGCGGACATGCGTCCATGGCAGTGGAGACGCCATGATCACTGGAGGCCCCCAGCGGACCCGCCCCTGTCGGCGATTGCCTCGAGCAGTCACCGGACGATCCTGGGTGATGGGTGTGCAGTGGAAGACTAAGGTCCTCGAGCTGAAACTTTCTTGAGCCATGGCTTTAGGGGCAGGACCACAACTGGGCCAAAGCCAGAATCAATTAGCAGAATGGTGCTATGTATGCTTCTTAAGATTGAAGATAATTAGCTGCAAGTATCTAAGAAAATTTGTAGCTTGTGTAGCTTCGAGTTTTCTTAACTAtatgacggagagagagagaactaGAAAACATGGAAACTGGCCGGGAGACCTCTCTCTTTGTTCTCTTGTCGGCGGCGACGTATGCCTCCTCCTTGATTGGGTTGGCATGAACTTTACGTGCATTAAATCCACATCTTCTTCAGCCAGGATGAACAATCTGTGGCTTCAGAATCGCCACAACAGCTGCAGTTGGTGGTGGGTACATGCTCTTCTAAATACATCTTCCTTGCGACGCCATCACAGGAGAAGGTTTTGATGCGTCGAAAAACGTGGGCGTTGCTATGGACATCAAAAACAGTGAAATTGACCAGACGATATCCTCCGTTTCATAGCAGAATACTAAGATCTTGTAGTTTGATGCATGCAAGCCGCACATCATTCCCTTCATGTAAAAGGGACTTGGCTCTGCCTGTGACACAGATCTACTTAGTCCCCTTCTGTGGCCACCCCAACGTTGCAATCAAGTAGGGTTTACCAAAGATTGCTTTTAGCATGGTTGCTGCATGGATGTGGTTGCCTCTCTTCGTTAAATGTATTACAGTTTTTGTATCAAACCCATaaaataaaagcaaaaaaaaaaaaaggacaatagTTGTTAGTTGACATTTAGTTATGCTTTGTAAATGTACAATACATACATGTAATGAAAAGCATAGAAGACTCACGTTATCCATTATCCTTCATCGTTTAGAATTACTTGTTCATGGTGTATCTTCCATTGCTACCTTATAATCCGTATGGGTTTGAATGCAAaagctctatcttaactacacttTTTGTGATTTAAATCCCATATTCACACCAAAAGAAACCTCGATTTTGTAATATTTTCTTTCCAGCAtctcctttcctctctctctctctttctctcccaaTTATATCAAAGAAGGTAGAAGATAGAGTCATTAATTTGTATAGGCTCTCTTTATCGTCAATCAAAATCAAGGAACAAAGTCAGCACGTCTTGGCTTAATGATTGGTTTCTCCGGAAGAGATACTAAGTTCGAATAGTTGATCAACAACAGTTCCACGTACTGGTGCCAAGCATGGAAGAAGACCGCACGTGCCACAGCAACGTGGTGGAGTGGTACTACAGCACTCCGGGTGCCGCATCACGTGCAGGTACTCAATAGTCATAATACATCTGCACCAGGGGCAATTATGTCGTTTTACGTGGCGCAGTCAGGACCACGATCGTCGCTATCAGGGCCGCCCAATCCATCGTCCTTCCGTGAGGCCCGGTCGACGGCCACAGATTCGGTCACCCAGCGGTGATCAGACCAAACGCAGCGTTTCCGCTGCCATGCCACCTCCCGACTTAATCGCGGTGCTGATTGCCGACGGGCTGGCTCGGATGTGATCGATCTCGGATCACACACGAGTCGTTTCTTACCCTAAATCTCTCACATCAATGCTTTCTAATCATTGTCATTTCCTCCTATTGCTTGTGGATGAGTTGCAGGTGACTTGTGTCGGTTTTTTATTGGTGTATGCAAGTTTCCAACTTCCAGAATTTGGAATTGTTTCGGTGCATTTTGGCTGCGTCGAAACAAGTCATCATGATATCTGTGCAGCTTTACACACTGAGGGGACCCTCAATGTTAGTAGCAGAAACCACAACCATTAATTATGACCATATGATTGTTAGTAGCAGCTTCCACCCCTCCTCCTCCCTTGTTTGTTTAATGGGTAATTACTCAGAGTCACATGGCCTCAATCATGCCATGAACAGTTCTAATCATTGATGCACACTAAGTAATTAAAGTTGCCAACTCACTCTCCACATCTCTGATTACTTTATTTCCTTTTGTCGTCCACCATATCGCTTCCATGATTTTGCCGCAGTTTTCTTTCCTTGTTTCTTGTTGTCGAAGAAAGATTTTAGTAGATTCATGCTGTAAGTCTCCATAAGAAAAATGTTTGAATGAAATCATAAAGATGTCGTCTGCTACTTTCCTGTGAGAAGAAGCCTCAAAagcagaagaaaaaggaagagatgGGTCATGGCATTTATtctcgatggaggaggagaagTGGCAGTTGGTTTAACCTGCAAGTTTCAAAGAGAAACAAGGATATCGATACTATAAAGGAATATGCCCTTTGTTATACATCAAGTAGGCAAGGTTTTGTTCCTTGTACGCAGGGATGGATGGAGCCTTCCATGGTGATCATGGACTTGCAAGTCCCTGCTCCTCCTGACACACCAAATCATGTGGGAACTGGGAATTCGAGTGGATAATCTCATTTTCTCGACCTTTTTTGTTCCAACAGCACAAAGGCTTACTGCTATTTTGATACGACTGTCTTTAAACCAAATATGGCTACTTCTTACCTTCAGAACACTTTCCAGCTCCCCCTTTCCCTGTCTGTAGTTGTCTTTCTAGGGGTTCTGCTTGAGGTAAGGAACAGCAGGAATGGTAGCACGGGTTGTTGCTTCGGACACAATCTAAGGAGAGAGAGATTAAAGCTGCTCTTTCTAAGACTGCGTATGTAACCTTGTCATTCTACTGGATTGACTGCAAAGTTCAATGTCTGCGAGGTTTGTCCAGTTGACATCAGAATGACCGTCTTACCATGGTAGCATCAGACATCATTTCCACCAAGATGATGAGAGATGTGCAGCTCAGGTACTTGGGTTCTTCCCActttagaaagaaagaagagagagagaggaaagggtGAAGAACTTTTAAGCTCAATTCCAACCACTTGATTGTGAccattcacacacacacacacacacacatttaagCTCAGCCTTCTTCTCAATTCCAGCTCCTCTTCCATTGCAACTACAATTTCTGAACACTCACACTATCCCTTTCCCCCACATTCTCCATCCCTAATTCACGGAAGCAACCTTATCTTCTCAAGGTTGGTCGCTGAGAAGATCCCTCTCTGGTTCTTGTGGCAAATGGGAGGGCACTCCTGCTGCTACAAGCAGAAGCTGAGGAAGGGCCTCTGGTCTCCTGATGAAGACGAGAAGCTCATCAAGCACATTTCCAAGCATGGTCATGGGTGTTGGAGCTCCGTCCCTAAACAAGCAGGTATACCTCCACCCATGCAAACAATTGAAGACAGGTGAAATGATGCGTCGTGTCACTTCTCATTCAACGAGTTTCAGGTCTCCAAAGGTGCGGAAAGAGCTGCAGATTGAGGTGGATAAACTACCTGAGGCCCGACCTCAAGCGAGGCACATTCTCGCAGCAGGAAGAGGACCTCATCATTGAGCTCCACGCGGTTCTGGGGAACAGGTACAAGCCCCTTTGTCTTTTCTCCATCTCTGGATTTCATGTTCTGCCAGGCCTTGCCTTCTCTGATGCTGCTTCTCCTTTGTTTCTGGTCGCCAACAGGTGGTCGAAGATTGCAGTACATTTGCCCGGAAGGACCGACAATGAGATCAAGAACCTTTGGAATTCCTGCATCAAGAAGAAGCTGAGACAGAGAGGCATCGACCCCATCACGCACGAGCCGCTTGCGGAGGTCGATGGTAGTGACGACAAATTCCCCATCAATAGCGAAAAGAACAACTCCGGCTCCAGCGGACTCCAAATCCCGGCAAACGCTAAGCTCACGATGCATGTGGGCAAATCCGTGGACGAGAGCACAGCCTCAAAGAGTTCATCGACGCCAACCAAAGAATTCCTTTTGGATCAGTTGCTCGCCACCCATGAGAGCCCATCGACCTGCCGCTCCTCCAAGCCAACCAGCTATTTCTCGCTTCCGCTGTTGAGCTTTGCTCCTGACTACACCAGCGGTCAGACCACTTCGGCCGCTCCGCCCATCTGCTCGAAGCCGCTCCTCTGGTCCAACCAGACCGCACGGCAGCTCGATGCCAATCCTGGGTTGAGCTGCAATGCGATGCCCTACATTCTGTCCACTTTGGCGGTTGACACACCGATCTGCGAGGGAGATGACAGTGTCTCGAATTGGTACTCCGGCAATTGCAGCAATAGTCGTCGGAGCAGCGCAGTAAATGACAGCGGAGGAGTCATGCTGCAAAGCAGCTGCTCTTATGACAGCGGCATCTTCCCCTGGTCGGAACTGACGCCCGACAAAGACGTGCAAGTCCAGCTCGGAGGCGAGGCCGAGGACCTCAGATGGTCGGAGTACCTCCACGGCGCATTCCCGGTGTCCTCAGCGATGCCGACGCAAAGCCAACCTCTGTTTGGCGACAAAATCAAGTCGGGAGGCCAATTCACCTTCCATGGTTTCAGCACCTGGCACCAGACGCAGCAGCTCCAGCCGCAATTACCTCCTTCAGACACAAGCGGCAAAGATTTCCAGTCTGTGTCTGCGGGATTCGAATAAGTTTAGGTTGTGATAAGAAACAAAGGTCGAACAATAAATCCTCCATAGTCATATACTTTTTCTCATTCATACAGGGCTGATGTTGCAGCAACTTCATCAGCCCTCTTCATCCGTGTACATGTTCGTAGTTGGGAGTCTTTTCGCTGTGTTCTTCAACAGTCTTGCATTCCCTCAATTTGCTGCTGGTTCTTCTTTCATCCTCCTCAAGATTAACTAGTTATGGCTTGAAGCCGGTAGCTCTCAGAGAAGCAAACCTCATCGACTTCTGCAGCAGACAACACGGACGTCCACGAAGGCTGCTGCACACTGCACATAATTCTGAAGACATGATTTCTGGTTGTCGATTTCTTGCTCTCGTCTGATGGGCACCGAGTATTTCCAACTGGGAGGCTTCCGAGAGGAAAAGTTTGGACCTGCGCAAAAGTTGCCGCCTAATTAATGCTATCTTTAATGCATGTTTGTCAACTTTACCTCTGATCATCATCTTAAACCCCATCTTTCTCTGAAAGCTAAGGATTTGGATGGATAATTTGGTAGGATTCATAGATAGACCTACTGCTATCGAGTCTCTATCTGTGAGTGGGACTCTCTTTGATGGACTTATCTCGGTGCTGATTCCTTTGTGGTGGAGATGGAAAAGGCATGGATATttactttctctttttctttctttctctcaccTTTTTTGGCATGCATGCGTTCTGTAGTTACCAATTCACGAGAAGAAAAAGATGGAAAGAAAAAGTAATGGTGGTCAGCTTCGTTACTTTCTTTTTCCAAGAACCAGAAAAGAAGTCCCTTCCCCAGATTTTAGCTTCCGATCCTCGACATGGTAAACTTGATGTGCATTGCTGTTCATGTAAGCTAATCATATGATCAAAGTGATGTTGGATCGAAGAAGAACTAAGATACCCTCACAAAGATGCGGCAATTACCCTTCTTGAAGTCCTTCGATTTGATGCAGCAGCACGAACTGATTAAATGACTGCAGCCTTCTCTTTCTTTCCAGTTTCGACTTCCGAAACATAGTTAGTTGTTGGCGTCGATTCAGTACGTGCTTTTCCTCCCTCTTTTGGGTTGCGTCCGAGATTAGACCGATCTTGACTTGGGTTGGGCTCCGCTCCAAATAAACGTTCTTGGTCTTGTTCATGCAAGCCGGCTTTGCTATCATCCGACGGTACTACCGCCTCACGGTACCATCATCTTACGGAGTCAGAGAATCTGAGCTCTGTTTGTTTAGACGGTACTATCGTCGCCGGTGATATTACGGTTTATTTAGGCGGTACTATCATCCGATGGTATCACTGTTGATAGTACTATCATCCGATGATATTACTGTTTGTTTAGGCGATACTATCGTCGACCCGGGTGATATTACCATCAGAATTCTCGAAAAGCACAATCCATGTTTTCGGCTCttagatggtaccatcgcctttcAATAGGCTCAATTTAGTCTTGATTTACGCCCAGTTGATTTCTAATTAAGTTGACATTATTATAacctaaaaccaactcaattagactctaaatcgCTTCAATCAAGATTTAACCACTCATGAAGCCTTCAAcacgttgtctgacatgtcatctaTTCATCCGATACTTCGTCCTAACCCCCGACGTGTCGTTATTTCCTTCGACATATTGTCTAGTCTATCAACATGTTAAACTCCCATAACATTTTATCTTTTTGACATAATCTTTGATCATTCTAGCCAGATGCCTGAACTCATAGCACAAAGTCTATCATTTGACATGTCTACCAATTCTTCAATCTGATGTCCAATCATTGACATGATGCTTTCCGACCTAACGTATAATTCTTCTGCTTCAACGATTTACCTTTCGATGGTTCAAGTCATTGATCGAAGTTTTTCTTGGGTTACTTATCTCAAATGTTTATTAGTTCATAAATTcatcgattgatttcatcattaaaatcttggAGAGAGACTTTGAAAATTCACTTCATTCTTCATCTtccaagtaataataataataataataaatcttaaatattGGTGATGTATTACTGAAGAgctcaaaatatatttttgaatgtGTCAATTAGTTTGATCGATGAAAGCTTCGACAGTGTATCTTGATTCAAATCTTATCTTCACCGCTTATCCTTCGAAAAAGATtataaaagatatattaaaaaaataaattactttaGTTACTTATAATAAGCATACATTaccttttatataaatataaaatattcattctTAGCTTCATAACAGTTTGCTGGGTTGCGCTGGTCCATAACAATGATAGAGTTACGTAGGTAACACGGCAATGGACCCTACAAAATGGGTCGGGGCATGGGCCGATCCCCTAAGAGAGACACTCACGCCCCCTCCGATCCGGCCCAGACTCTCTTAAAACCCTACAACTTCGTAACAACCTTTTCCGTGAAGAAGAGTCTGTTCCCCGCCGCCGCTGCAACCTTTGCCCGCTCCTCTTCGGCCCGCGCTCGCTCCGTTCCCTCCGTGTTGATATGGGGAAGAAAAAGAAGTTCATCGACAAGAAGAAGTCCGCCACCTTCCACCTCCTCGCCCGCGACACCGCCTTGTGTCCCGCCTCCTCTTCCGCCGACGGCGAGCCGACCACCGACCGTGTCTTCGTCAGGGTCGACAACAACCCTTTCCCCTGCCCCGATTTCCTCGGTGACGACGACGATGACTACGGCCGCGGCCGCTGTGATCCCGACGACGATCCCAACTCCATCTTCGCCGACGCCCCTGGTTGCACCGACGAGGAGGAGGTGTTCGTGAGCGGCCCTTCGCCATGGGTCAGCGCTCGTGCGACTCGGTTTGGGAAGGAAGGGCTATTGCCGGACCACGTGAAGAAGGAGATCCTGGAGCTGGGCCTCCCCGACGACGGCTATAACTATCTCGTCCACCTGCGCGAGATCAAGAACGCCGGTGCCGGCTCCTCTTACTTTCACAACCCCAAGGCCAAACTTGATCGATTGCAGCTCGATGTCAAGGTCCGtgtaatcaaatattttttaatgagAAGTGATCGATTCATCTCCTAGTAACCAATGCATCTTTGAGAATCCTTTCCTGCACTGCAAAATCGATCAATTAGTCCAGTGTTGCAAAAAATGCTATTTTTGCTGATTTTTTTTGTAATATACTTTCTGTTGTCTCCTAGGCTTATGATGCTTCAAGGCTTCGGATCGATTCTGAGGTTAGGGATGACACTGATAGGGAAATGGTGCATGCTGTTGCTTTGAATACATGGGCGGTCAAGGTCCAGAAGGCGGTGGATCCTGATGTACTGAGGTTGCTGGATGACAGTGATCTTTCGCGGTTTGGATCAGATGTCGAGGACTTGGAGGAGGACTTTGTGGTCAAGGCAAACCTTCCTGAAGGAGATGAGGAAAAAACTGATGAAGTAGAGCAAGAGGGAGAAGAGGTGGTTTATGGACGTGATGATAAGTCTGGCAGAGCTGAAGAGGTTGGTGTGGTAAAAGATGGCCTTTTGCAGCAGCAGGAGCAGGAGGATGCAGCAGCTGAACCGGAGCAGAATGGGAAACGTGTTTTAAAAAGTGATGAGAAGCCAAGAGTGCGCCGCCTTCTGGACGAACAGTTTGATCTGGTCTGTTTTcctttgctttatattttctctcATGTCATTTAAAGACTGCTTTGCATGtagaaatataatggagatgGATCTATCTTATCAGCATGAGTGTCTTATATGTATGACCATGATCATTTGTTGTGGACATAATTATGTGACAAGCACATACGAGTACTGCTAGTGGATTAGATGCACAGACTCATGATTGTCTTTTAATAAGTTTACAATTTACTGCCAGTGGATACACAATTAGTTGAAACTTTGGTGTCAGCATTATCTACCAATCTGTTAGATTAGTATTGTCTTTTAACCAATTGTATATCAAATTTGCAGAGTTATGAAAGCAGTTTCTTTTTTCTGTGATGGTTGTTCgctttttttaagataaatttagCATATGTTAGGgctgatttcttctttttttgcttaGAGCTGCAATTAACATCATCAATTTTAAAATTTCTACAAGATCTGGCATTCTTATAATcaaaaagtttttctttttatttgtgtgCTTTATCTTGAAAATGGAATGAAAGCTTCATTAACATAAAACTAAGGAGAAACCTCATAAAGCGAAAGACTATGAACTTGTTGCCTTGAATTCTTTCTGGTAGTGTATAACCTTCTTTTCCTATGTAGTATTTGGGGATCATGTTTCCTATATCAGCAATATTCCCAAAATTGTTTTCTAACAATTAACTTGCAAGATATTGCTTATGCAAATTGAGAATGATCACTTCTGTTACTGATTAATGCTGAAGGCAAGGCATCAAATCTATGACTCACAATGGGTGGTGGTAAGAGAAGAGTAATAGCATATTATATAGGACTTAGCTGTTTCAGACGGTAAGCCTGAATCCACTGTTTAGGAAGTAATCCATTTTCATAGTTGAGAGTTGTAGAAACCTGCAAATACAAAGTTCCCCCACACTGTAGCATATTCTAGCTTAAATTATAGAATATCACATAATATTCTGTGATCCCTTATGTGTTAAAGATATACCAATGTTGTGTTGGATTGTTGAAAGATAATTGCAATTGGGTGAGAATTCAACTGAGGCAAAGTTTGAGGGCTCTGTATCTAGTGTTCCATTCTGCACTGGTAATATGTTGTAACAGGAACCAACAagcaataaaagaaaaataaaaaattattctaacAGTAGCTGCATCATCTTCGTATTAGTTCTTGCAATGCCTTTGTTATAACATCTCTTGTTTAATTATTGTTATATGTAAATTTATGTTTCTAGATCCATTCACCATATATATCTTATAGCTCCATTGTTATGTTTCCTTTTCTGATTTGCTTGTTTTACTTCAGCGGGATATTATGCATTTTTTAAGCAAATGTTATGGATAGTCATCTGTTACGAGGTAGTTTTTACCATCTTGTTTCTCTAAGTTCCGCAGCAACTGAAATTGTCCCTTAGATCTACTATTTATCTTTTATTGTTACAAATCTATTTTACAAGTTACAACTGTCAATGAGCCTCATGTTTCAGCATGACAATGTGTTATTGTATTTAACATGAAGATATGTTGATAAATCAGTTTAGTGGAATTGTGATCACAGCAACTTATGCAATATGATTATAGAACAAAGTAATGCCTCTGAAATGTTTGCAGAATCACATCTTGGCTGTGTCATGACTCTTTTTAAGAAACTGCACTTACATTTTAGGTCATGAATTGTTGAAGCTTAGTATTATTTCAGATGTGTCTTATGCTTTTACCATTACCTTCTTTTAACATTCACTTAATAGAAGGTTTATTTGACCTCTGGGTACTTCTTTTTCCCACAGCTCACGCTGAGAGAGTATGACgatgatagtgatagtgacgatGTTCCCTACATAGACACTGAACGTGAATTACTTAACAGTAAGCTTCATGATGCCCTTAAAGAGTTTCCACTAGATGATTTAGAACTCCAGGGGAAGTATGGAGTTCCAGGGAGTACCAAGCATGGTCATCAAGAGGAAGCCAATGGCACAGAGGTAGATGAGTCTGCTGAAGTGATCCGCAAATGTGCAGAGTATGCTGAAAGGTACTTAAATGAAAGTGAATATGATGAAATGgtgtttgttgaagaaagtagtgATGAATCTGAAACCTGGGACTGTGAGACAATTGTTTCTACCTACTCAAACCTTGACAACCACCCTGGGAGAATACAAGCACCAGAAAATCCTGAAAGGAGGCTTCCAAGAATCTTTCCTGGAGATTCAACTGCAAAGAATAATGTGATTGCACTGCGAGGAAAGGCGAAGCTTCCAGTGGATTATCTACCAAACAAGAGAAGAACTGCTGAAAAAGTAAAGACCTCAGTGGTCTTGAGCAGTGAGAAGCCAAAGAGAAGACCACACAGTCAGGAGTCAAAGGAGGAAAAGAAAGAGCGCAAGGTAATAAGTGAAGTTTGGACTTTGGATCACATGATTCATTATCTATTGTGATTTTTCTATGAATAAATAACAATATTGCGTTTACTCCATACCAAagattgaaattttgtaccgtaccgaAATTTTGAGAAATGCTCGATACAGTACGGTATTgtactgtataccgagtggtata from Musa acuminata AAA Group cultivar baxijiao chromosome BXJ2-11, Cavendish_Baxijiao_AAA, whole genome shotgun sequence encodes:
- the LOC103970048 gene encoding transcription factor MYB61; protein product: MGGHSCCYKQKLRKGLWSPDEDEKLIKHISKHGHGCWSSVPKQAGLQRCGKSCRLRWINYLRPDLKRGTFSQQEEDLIIELHAVLGNRWSKIAVHLPGRTDNEIKNLWNSCIKKKLRQRGIDPITHEPLAEVDGSDDKFPINSEKNNSGSSGLQIPANAKLTMHVGKSVDESTASKSSSTPTKEFLLDQLLATHESPSTCRSSKPTSYFSLPLLSFAPDYTSGQTTSAAPPICSKPLLWSNQTARQLDANPGLSCNAMPYILSTLAVDTPICEGDDSVSNWYSGNCSNSRRSSAVNDSGGVMLQSSCSYDSGIFPWSELTPDKDVQVQLGGEAEDLRWSEYLHGAFPVSSAMPTQSQPLFGDKIKSGGQFTFHGFSTWHQTQQLQPQLPPSDTSGKDFQSVSAGFE
- the LOC103970049 gene encoding uncharacterized protein LOC103970049, encoding MGKKKKFIDKKKSATFHLLARDTALCPASSSADGEPTTDRVFVRVDNNPFPCPDFLGDDDDDYGRGRCDPDDDPNSIFADAPGCTDEEEVFVSGPSPWVSARATRFGKEGLLPDHVKKEILELGLPDDGYNYLVHLREIKNAGAGSSYFHNPKAKLDRLQLDVKAYDASRLRIDSEVRDDTDREMVHAVALNTWAVKVQKAVDPDVLRLLDDSDLSRFGSDVEDLEEDFVVKANLPEGDEEKTDEVEQEGEEVVYGRDDKSGRAEEVGVVKDGLLQQQEQEDAAAEPEQNGKRVLKSDEKPRVRRLLDEQFDLLTLREYDDDSDSDDVPYIDTERELLNSKLHDALKEFPLDDLELQGKYGVPGSTKHGHQEEANGTEVDESAEVIRKCAEYAERYLNESEYDEMVFVEESSDESETWDCETIVSTYSNLDNHPGRIQAPENPERRLPRIFPGDSTAKNNVIALRGKAKLPVDYLPNKRRTAEKVKTSVVLSSEKPKRRPHSQESKEEKKERKAAIKEERREARKAKKELRGLYKFETQRAQKVVAVSGPSSMRIM